In the Nothobranchius furzeri strain GRZ-AD chromosome 1, NfurGRZ-RIMD1, whole genome shotgun sequence genome, GAGCTTTGTCTCCTACGTCGTCATCAGAGTGTTCAGTCCTCGTGTCCGACTGGTCGGAGCTGTGTTGAGACGACGTGTCTTCAGTAAGAGACGCAGCTACCGAAGAACGGGCTGCAGGAGTGGAAAAGATCGTGTTAAGAAAGGAACAACTAGAAAGTTGTCATTCACCAGAGGATctgattttacacacacacacacacacacacacacacacacacacacacacacacacacacacacacacacacacacacacacacacacacacacacacacacacacacacacacacacacacacacacacacacacacacacacacacacacacacacacacacacacacacacacacacacacacacacacacacacacacacacacacacacacacacacacacacacacacacacacacacacacacacacacacacacacacacacacacacacacacacacacacacacacacacacacacacacacacacacacacacacacacacacacacacacacacacacacacacacacacacacacacacacacacacacacacacacacacacacacacacacacacacacacacacacacacacacacacacacacacacacacacacacacacacacacacacacacacacacacacacacacacacacacacacacacacacacacaccagcagcagtGAGGAGTCATATCCGGAATCCCATgctaactctgcaataaaacacacacaggaGAAACCAGATGCCAACTAAACAcaagaacaatagaacatagaaaagagtgtgagaaagaaacaagtcaaagacacacgAGAGCAGCGACacaggaagcagaaagtacaataaagaaatcagttgtaatagaccactgcacaagagagAATCATATAAtgcaaacacagaacaacaaaaatacaaaagatggatcaaggacgcCACAGAAATGAGACAtggacacacaaccatgaacagagacaatggggtctacacattggataatGCAtgggactgtgttagaggacgacCGATATATCGATCGGGCGGTCGATATATTAAATTTTTCTATATCCGCCATCAGCTGAAATTATCTTTAacagaaaatttaaaaaaaacttctaGACTAAAGAAAGGACCGGAAGAACCCCAACACACTGGTTTCTCTTCAtgctttgagtttgttttataatttaagttcaataaatatttagAGATGTATtggcttatttaatttatatagcctactgtgagtgttcagttgtctttcacaatgtgctgctaaaacgtatatCTATCGGCCTAGCTTTAGATATCTGTAACAAAATCCTTTAAAAGTTGGTATCGgccttaaaaaataaataaaacatatcgGTCGGTCCCTAGACTTTCATCAGCGAGGTGAATGCATCGACATGGGTgaatgcaggcagcagagggcaacaccgtcctctgctgcctgcgggtaaatggaggaggaagtgacgccaccaacatcgacACAGCTCTGAGGATGGTTAAAGTAAGCCGAAACGTTAGCAAACCAAGGTAAAGAACAACTttttattttctgtgttttaaagatattggccagaggcaaattTCCTTTGAACGGCATGTgtgaagaagtattaaaacctcagatgaaaaaggtttggggattttcacagctggaattttaagaaaaactgatgtttttgaccggcgcgggaaaaacagaaaccaacttccagtctaagccctgggcagctggtgacgtttcacaaggagatctgctgaaacagctgtagaaaACAACCTCCGACTCCGGTGTTACTGCGTTATAGTTAAAGCAAAGAACAATGTGTCattagtcagatgtagcttctgaagcctctgctaggcgGTCAGATtaggttttttctctgggatacggcgacgagaacagaTATTAGATTaccgaagttcaaccgaactccgatcccaccagctggatagctctaccggaggtgcagacatgtttcagAACGTTTGACTCTGAAGATCCGATTTGAACATCGAGGtgaattctgttcatcttcagaaccaaaattgatacagtttgtttacttttgttaaatatttcatttctttgctccactgggagctctaagctgatgagttgccagctggtcttagctccatcatgtgtcccaatatagttcagtaatctacagatatgtgtgctgccagttttaccgCTCCACATATacattgatataactctggaaaatatataACTAATAGctcaccagaataaatcttcctgatgctggagtaactccttagtctgactcgtttgcactaatccaggatggcacgGAAGTTCTACTGGTCCatggaggatctattgttgatatggggatcatcttttagattatatctgtgtgtgtgtgtgtcgtagctttcccaaatgacttgttttattccttaccggagctaacacagttagcagtgttgctgcagtcatgctaacaggactcaagagtccagaagtaccggtgtggctgtagatggatttatagatgtaggttaataTATTATATGTTGTGGCTTAAGGTTCAGCTTTAGTTTGAAAACCAGCGAGTGCAGTTGCTTCCACATCTCTGTGCTCAGACCCACACTAGCAGCAGTGCAGTGAGACAAAGAGCTCTCCTCCCACTCAGACACATGCTCTCGCCCACAACCCTCCACCCCCATCTTCCTTGTCTTACATCACAGGCCTCCACTTGGACCAGCCTCTGACTTTAAACCACAGAAACAATCTTTGTGGACAACTTCAGTCCTCGTGCTACGTGCATGAGTCACATGGTCTTACTCTGCCGTGTGGTGGCGCTCTTTGAGCGGGGAAGCGTGTTGACCCCGGAGCTCATCTCGTCCATGAGGTCTCGCCTCATCCGCACCTCTGAGGTGTGCAGACCCAGCTCCTCCTCTGTGTTTATGAGAGTCAGATCCTGCATGCTGAAACTGCGCAGCTTGTCGGACAGAACGCCCTGCCCCTGAATGccacaaagaaaaataaaacatttgttatGAGACGAGATGAAAACACGTTTTCTTTTTTGAAGACCAGTTAAGTAAAGGTTCACCAGATGAAAGGTTTAGATGAACTGAATCCAGCAGCTCATTCAGTGTTTGTCTTAAGGGTTACATCTCTAATAATTTATTAAGCTGGACTGAATTTCTAATAGATGTTTAGGATcatgtgacagaacacttgattTTTCTGCAATGAGCTCAACAAGCATGCAGCAGAAGGCTGATGACATGGGCTCACCTTGGTGGCTGCAGTGACAGCAGCATTAGCGGCGAGGTTGAGACCCCGTTTTCCAAACCTCATCATGGTCTCATAACTCCGGTCTTTGGCCTGAGCTATGTACTCGTCTATTTCCTGCAGAGGAAAGATGTTAGAGATGAGAAAACAGACATCAGGGTGTAGACGTGTGTGCAAAGATGACTGAAGCGCACCAGCTTTGTGATGGTCCTACCTTCTCTTTGTTGGACAGCGTTGGGTGGACAAACTTGCGGTAAAGGACACTGGAGCCTTTAGTGTACGGGGAGAGAAGCCAGATCACAAATGCAATCTTTAGCTCAAAATAAAATGGAAACCTGGAGGAAGAAAAGGGCGAGCATCAAGAGAAGAACCAGGACGAACCTCTGAGACTGAAACTGTCCCACACTTAAACAAAAGTTAGCCAATCATAAACACACCTGGACATTTCTGTTATACTTGAATTACAAATCTTGAGTTTTCCCAAATCTaatcaaaacaataaaataccTCTAAAATGACTGAATCCTGGTGTGTCTGTTTATTTAGTGGGGTTGGTTGATTGTAGTAAACAAAGCTAGTAAACAACCAGAGAGCCAAACTCACTTCATTTTCcagcaggacttggcacctgcacacagtaacAAAGCTAgcagtacctggtttaaggaccgCGGTGAGATTAGCCTGCAAACTCACCTGACCTTAACCACATAGACAATCTATGgagtattgtgaagaggaagatgcaatacGCCAGACCAACGATTCACAAGAGCTGAAGGTCGttatcagagcaacatgggctctaacacctgagcagtgccacagactgatggagtccatgccacgccacattgctgcagtaatccaggtcAAAGAGCCACAGCTAAATATTGAGACCTGTACATGTttatacttttcatgttcatactttcagttggccaacatttctaaaattcttttttttttttttgcattggtttTAATTAATATTCAAGTTTCTGAGAAACTGAATTTAGGATTTCCTTTTGCTGACAGTTAATTATCaacattaaaagaaataaaattttgaaatatatcagtctgtgtgtaataaaTGAATATAAtacacaagtttcactttttgaatggaattacttaaataaattaactttaccATGATATTCTAATTAAATGTCCAGCAGCTGTAGTTATTTTACTGAACTGAGTTACTATACATACATAAATCCCTCAGTCCTTCATACAAACTATTTTATTAGAAATCTGAGAAGACTCACCATGATAGAAGCAAGTCTGTGGCCGTCTCTGCTGTAGAAAACAACGCAAACACTATCCAGTACATCATCCACTTTACCTGCAGAAACACAGAAAACAGCACAATCATAAAAATAGCAcgtgatgaacacacacacacacacacacacaatctaagTTTATCTGAACCCGCTGGACTAAAACTAAACCAAGTTGATTAAAACTGATTTTAAATCATGTTTATTAGAATTGGAAATAGAAAAAGACACTATAGGATTCGGGTGATTTAATTAGTCAAATAGCAGAAAAAGGAGGCTCCAAATATGGCACCCCCCTTTCCCTCTTCATCTCTCTTCCTCCTGTCACACGCTGCTTCTGCCTGAACAGCAATGGAGAGAGAGGGTTACCATGGTAGCCAGCCAGAAGGAGCCCGTTTCTAGGctgagctcctcctcctcctccaactgATGCAGCTATGAGGTAAGCAGGAGGAACCCCACTTATACCATCAACACTGCTGGAggttaccgtattttctggactataagccgctacttttttcccacgctttgaaccatgcggcttataatgaggtgtggctttactgaagattttccttcacctgccagggggcgctttagcagaacgtgaaacaggtggaagtcaaaagtggaaatcgaagaaagtgctcattttaatttagcacatgcaaacaGCCGCCACGAAGAATTTTTtctaatccataccccctcatcatggtaactaaacgtatgagttcatacgttgccgcatttaagttgaaggccatcgatctggcagtaaaggagggaaacagtgctgccgcacgtaagcttggcatgaatgaatgaatccatggttcggcgctggagacggcagcgggaagaactcattcatgccagcttcaccccgggatgatgacagcaacacagacagcgacactgacatcgccacagaaaaggtatgtgacgaagctcttctgaggctgttcaactccgacactgaacaagaggactttaatggctttagtgcgcaggaggaagatgagagcgaatgactttttctggtaggcaagtgttttatttactaaccaggcatgttttgtgtgcagtttttattttctaatcatccagggtttattaatgctgtgtcatcactgttcttctaaacatgcaaattaccggtaataatgtgtccgttctgtttttattttataaccatccagaaatatgaatgctatcagtgctgttttcttttctaaacttgcaggcacgctcactcgtgtttaaaattcgttttgttgaattaaaacaacaagggAAAACCTAcgtgtagcatctttctgtctaattatcttatgttatggccatacatgcgctgtgtgccggagacctgcatgtggctgctgcgtcgcggcttgtatttgagtgtggtgtgtagaaaacttttttttttttttgtgtgtgtggctTATGTcgaggtgtgctctatagtctggaaattacggtattcCCTTCTAGTTGCCCCTAGCAACAAGGATTCATTCGTTAGCTTGTGGGTGATTTTTGACATTCTCTCACAGATCAAACAACCTGGAGTGAAGAGGAGTTTCTATAAAACAGCAGATTTACAAAAAAAGAGAGGGAGATTATTTAACATAGATGATGTTTGTTGTGTGGTTTCATACTGTTGATCAGACCATCACACTCCATTGGTTAGGTCTGAAACTTTTAAGCCTGTTTCCATTTTAAAACAAGCGTGGCTTGCATCTGTATTTCCTCCACACACACCATCTGTTGAGTGGAAAAAGCTGTAAAACAACAACACAGCCCTAAATCTAAATGCTAAAGTTAAAACATTTACAGAATGCTAAGTTAGCCAAACTTGGACTAAAGGTTTGGTAGGATAAACCAAACATGAGCTGAAACGTAACGCTGATGTACAAAGCTGCTTCATGTGACAGACCACACACACAGAAACCAGAGCAGTTGTTCTACATCAGCATCGTGTCTGCCAGGCAACCATTTAGACCCAGACTCAAGTTGTGTGATGCTgattaaaatcattttaaaaaccaCAAAATAACGAGTGGAGCCAAAAGAAAATGGCAACTGCTGATCAGAGGAGGCAAAACTGTTATCTGTGCAGCCATTTCTTCACCAAAGGGTAATCATCGGGGTTGGGGATTAGTTCAGGATCAATGGCATCCTTGATGCTGAGCAACGCAGCAGGTAATTAGAACTATTCATCCTGGAATATGAAGAGTCAATGTAACAAGTCCTGGTTTGACAAGTCCTGGTCATCTAGTTTGATTTGGATTACACTTTGATT is a window encoding:
- the reep2 gene encoding receptor expression-enhancing protein 2, with the translated sequence MVSWIISRIVVLAFGTLYPAYASYKAVKTKNVKEYVKWMMYWIVFALFSTAETATDLLLSWFPFYFELKIAFVIWLLSPYTKGSSVLYRKFVHPTLSNKEKEIDEYIAQAKDRSYETMMRFGKRGLNLAANAAVTAATKGQGVLSDKLRSFSMQDLTLINTEEELGLHTSEVRMRRDLMDEMSSGVNTLPRSKSATTRQTRSSVAASLTEDTSSQHSSDQSDTRTEHSDDDVGDKAPKRATSTKTTKKPAAVKTESQQKTVKKPVKKKTTSNNMETPP